The genomic DNA TCCTCGGTCCTATGCCGCCTGGTCCAGTTGTAGAGCAAACTTCCAGACAGGTCCCACTCACACAGCGACTTGGCCTTGTCAAGAGACCCAGTAATGAAGGTCCTCCCATCCGGCAGCCACCCAGCACTGCTGACTGGCTCCCCAAACTTCTCGAGCGCCACGACCAGTTCCCCCGTCTGCGTGTTCCACACCTTGGCCTGCCCATCCATACTACAGCTCAAAAGCATCGTGCTGTCGGGGCTCCACGCAATGTTGGACACCTCAGCGTCGTGCGTGTTGATCACACGCACGTGGTTAAACGTCTGCGTGTTCCAGATGCAAATACCCTTGGCACTGCCGCAGGTTGCGAGGCGTTCGCCGTTGGGCGAGAACCTTATCTGCCACACCTCTCCCTGCTGCTTATCCAGCTCCACCATGACCTCGGTTGGGAACTGAGAGTGCTCGCACCGGTGATCCGAGTAGAGCGACGGCGGGTTTGTCGTCGTGTGATAGAGACACTTTTCTATCTGGTTGTTTTTCAGATCGTTGAGAAGCACAGCAAGTCTCTGTTCGGGGAGCATCACCGAGGGTGATATGGATTCTGTTGTCCCAAGTCAGCAAAACCCATAATCCAACAACTTGGAAACCAACAACCTACCAGATagcttcctcaacaacttCCGTCTGCTATCCCCTCCGGCCCCATCCCACTCGGCCTTGCGCCTCAGATCCTCCTGGTCTTGACACATTAGATACTTACTCAAGGTGCTGATAATATGCGGCTGATCCTTGCAAAGCGGCGTCAGCTCTCTCCTCAGGACCGCCAACGCCTTGTTCCTCTCGCTCTGCTCCAGAAGCTCCAGAAACTTTTGCTGCCTAAGTCTGAACCTCATCGAGTTGCGGTCCGCCCCAGGAGCGAGAATCAACCCTCCcagtccccctccccccggcCCCCAAAGCAGGCTCTCCGCATTGTCccatctcccctccagcaccgccGCCCGGAAAGCTGCCACGTTCGGTGACTCGACCTCGTACCCCGACTGCTGCGAGACTATCTGGGCCGCATCGGCATACCCCAAGTCATCCAGAGCTTGTATAAGAATCCTCGTGACTTCCTCACGGTCGTGACCAAAGTAATCTGGCGGGACGTCGCctcggaggtggagggacGAGTACATGtcctcgttgttgttgttgttgttgttgttgttgttgttgttgttgttgttgttgttgttgttgttgttgttgttaccGTTTCCGGTTTCGGTGTTGCTTTTGTTGCGTCTAAAAGCTGAACCGTGGGAAGCCCAACCGGCTCTGtaggatgatgatgacgatgatgagggttGGGAATCGTAGTCGGTTCTCatgtcttcttctccagttCGTAATCTCTTGTTCGGTcgtgtttgttgttgttgaggtaaCAAAATGCCGGCGGTGGCGTCTTCGCCTTGAGAAGGCAGGTCCTCAGACTCGTCGCCCCGCTGCCTCCTTCCTAATATCTGCTGTGTTGTCGTcaggttgggagggttggaagtggcggcggtggtggcagaggTGATTCCAGCCGAGGGGGCCTGCGGAGTGGGCTGCAACAACGATGCTATCGTCGAGGCTTGGGGAGGACTcgcagtggtggtggtggaggtggctgaCGTAgtgttgagggttgggggttgctggtcTGCCACGGCGATGGATGTTGGGGATCCGCGGGACTGGGGTTCTGTCCTCGCGGAATGCCTGTGGAAATGGTTGGGTTAGGGGGGTTAGGAtatgaagaggagaggagagaagaggtAAGCAAATGTAATCGGCGGCGGGAATTGTTGAGTTGATGGGCACGGTCAAACGTGCGTGGAAAGCTTCTTTCTATGGATGTCGTCGTATTGCTTTGATGTGACGGGTCGTCGGAGCTAAGATACGGTAGCGGACTTGCTGGCTGAGTGAGGggcaacaaccccaagtGGCTTGCTGACGTGCCGTCACTGCTGCTCCGGGGCTTGATAATTGTTAGTGAAGGAcgtggaggttgaggccgTGCCTTTTAACCCCGATGgtgaagagaggaagaagaataaCGATTGAGCGATATGCCCTCTAGTGATACCAAAACTTATTTTCAAGGAGGATGTTGGATTTGCAAATTCCAGAGCTTGAGAAGAATGTCTGGGGTCTCTggaaggggggatgttgggaTGCCTGGGCATGTGCCTGCTCTGACAAGCATCCAATGCCGCCTACATGCGGTAAGAGCATCTGTGACCTACCTTACCCGGAAAGCTACGACAGCGATGAGATGGAGCTACAAGGTAAGAACGATGTGTATAAGCTCAGTCAATGATTGTTTATATCATAAATCCTTTGCTTTGTCGAATGTCATTGTAAAGTATCAAAAGCTCTGGGTGCATATGTGGCTTGTCCCTCGTGATCGAGTGGGGACACCCACTGGCCAGTTGGTGCCTCACTGTGTTCTTCAGCGTGCGATTGGCCTAGAGAACAGCCTCACACTCTTATCGGGTGTGAGTGCAGCTTTAATGAAAGCCTAGATTATTAGTTCCCTCTATCTTGGTTGCAAAGAgttgcaccaccacctctctgtCTCAATCATCTCACACTGGtaaatccccctcctcaatcacATCTGCAAAAACACCCCCAGTGcaaaataaataaataaataaatatacaTATAAATATATACTCAACGCCACTTGCTAAAATGCCATGCCATGCTAATAAATATATGCTACAGCTGCAACGCCTCAATCCTAATCtactctcccccctcccctttccttcctctcccttttGACCACCTCTTATATacaccatctcctcatctcatcccatctcatcccacccctctcATAATCTCTCTCGCCAAAAAACTCCTCGTCGTCTcgaaaggaaaaaaaaaaaaaaaaaaaaaaaaaaaaagggtatAATGGACTcccaagaaaccaaaaaataaataaaaacggAAGTCGTTTAAAAAGCGGGAATCATGTAATACAGAGAATAGGCGTCAAAtcaaaaccccaaaaacgTAATAATGCAAGTTGTGcattcctcctctttttcttcatcaatccccgtctctctctccatgTCAAAGACGCCATCGTGGTAAAAATAAACTATCAAAACGCCCAAAAAGTGCAGCAAAatgtttgtggtggttgttatTCCCTCATGACTCGTCGTCCGtaaggtcgtcgtcgtatGTGAAGGTGATGCCGGGGg from Podospora pseudoanserina strain CBS 124.78 chromosome 2, whole genome shotgun sequence includes the following:
- a CDS encoding hypothetical protein (BUSCO:EOG0926312D; COG:S; EggNog:ENOG503NX3D), with the translated sequence MRTDYDSQPSSSSSSSYRAGWASHGSAFRRNKSNTETGNGNNNNNNNNNNNNNNNNNNNNNNNEDMYSSLHLRGDVPPDYFGHDREEVTRILIQALDDLGYADAAQIVSQQSGYEVESPNVAAFRAAVLEGRWDNAESLLWGPGGGGLGGLILAPGADRNSMRFRLRQQKFLELLEQSERNKALAVLRRELTPLCKDQPHIISTLSKYLMCQDQEDLRRKAEWDGAGGDSRRKLLRKLSESISPSVMLPEQRLAVLLNDLKNNQIEKCLYHTTTNPPSLYSDHRCEHSQFPTEVMVELDKQQGEVWQIRFSPNGERLATCGSAKGICIWNTQTFNHVRVINTHDAEVSNIAWSPDSTMLLSCSMDGQAKVWNTQTGELVVALEKFGEPVSSAGWLPDGRTFITGSLDKAKSLCEWDLSGSLLYNWTRRHRTEDLVVSANGEWLVAMDDRRGVHIYHIPRREYEVDLILESRLTSVSLSQDSKWLLVNTVDDEALLYDFGTKEVFQKYKGHTGGEVIIRAGFGGAGENLVISGSEDGNVFVWHRTTGQLVHKKMAHSPRVNSVCWNPRDAGMYATCGDEGRVKIWTSPERARQWAAARAQSVPGQRSTTNGTSGGEPSRTGAANGWGLSGNGSGGAGGGPGENGGNDEEDGEEEEGEEEEEEEEVGAHELA